The region ATATGGGAAAACGTAACGGGACTTTGGAGTCTTGTTGTGGGACTCAAAATTACGGGGAAGAATTTTGCGGATAAGCAGCTTACACTGCACTATCCGCGTGAAACTGTTACAGATGCGCAATTAGAAGGTTTTAGAGGTCCGCTTGAACTCGTTGGTAAACCAAAGGATCCTGCTTCTCCAAAGTGTATCGCATGTATGATGTGCGTTACGGCTTGCCCAAGTAAGTGTCTCACGGTGCTCAAGGCGAAAGCTCCGGCTCCAACTGAAGAAGAATTACAGATAATGAAAGAGGCGGAAGAACGCGGAGAAAAAGTTGAAAAACCGAAAGCTCCGAAGAAACCTGCTAAATTTATTTATGATTATACACTTTGTTCACTTTGTG is a window of Desulfovibrio sp. UCD-KL4C DNA encoding:
- a CDS encoding 4Fe-4S binding protein, with the protein product MTAIKKIWENVTGLWSLVVGLKITGKNFADKQLTLHYPRETVTDAQLEGFRGPLELVGKPKDPASPKCIACMMCVTACPSKCLTVLKAKAPAPTEEELQIMKEAEERGEKVEKPKAPKKPAKFIYDYTLCSLCGICVESCPVKSLRYSSNVYLASTDRKAFKMDLLARLAAKAQAKTPPNEPENSTRED